CCTTGATGGCAATCTCTTCGTTCTTAGGGTCAATAACAAAGATAACGCCGGGAACGCGGCCCATGCCCTTGATACCGCCAAGGATTTTTTCCAGCTTCTGGCGCTCCTTGTCGAACTTGAGAGCTTCCTTCTTGGTGTAGGCGTCTGCAGTGCCGTCGGTCAGCATGGTATCAAGACGCTTGAGGCGGTCGATGCTCTGCTTGACAGTGGAAAAGTTGGTCAGCATGCCGCCGAGCCAACGCTGATTTACGTAGAACATGCCGCAACGGCTTGCTTCCTCGGCAACAGAATCCTGAGCCTGCTTCTTGGTGCCGATGAACATTACCGTCTCGCCCGAGCGAACAGCATCGGTTACGAAGTTGTAGGCGTTCTTGAACAGCCTGACCGTCTTCTGCAGGTCGATGATGTAAATACCGTTCCGTGCCCCAAAGATATACGGTTTCATTTTGGGGTTCCATCTCTTGGTCTGATGACCGAAGTGAACGCCGGCCTCCAGAAGTTCCTTCATGGTGATACTTGACATTTTTTATCCTCCGTGTGGTTTGTCCTCCGCCTGCAGCCATTTCCCGGGAATCCTTTCATCAAGGACACCACCCCAGGGACCGACAGGCGTGCGTGATAAGGCAGCGGATGTATATATCACACCACCTGTTTCATGGCAAGGCATTTTTATCGCTGCGCTTTACTTGGCAGCGGTTCTCATGTATCATCGCCGCCATGCCATCGACCATCGACCGCTACATATTCCGAGAGATCACCATTCCATTTCTTCTCGGGATGACGGCATTCACCGGTGCCCTGCTCATGGGGCGGTTTCTGAAAATAGCCGAGATGGTGGTAGCCAAAGGGGTGCCGCTCAGCAAAATCTGCCTGCTAATAGCCTACCTGCTCCCGTCGTTTGCCCTGGTAACCATCCCGATGGCTTTTCTGCTGGCGATCCTGCTGGCCTTTGGGCGGCTCTCAGCCGACAGTGAGATTATCGCCATGAAAGCGAGCGGTGTCGGCCTGTCCAGACTGATGGCCCCGGTCATGGCATTCGCCGTGATCACTGCCATCTCGACCCTTGCCATTGCTGTCTATGCCGTCCCAGCCGGCAACACCTCTTTCAAAGAACTCCTGACCAAGGCCATTGAGGGCAATACCGACCTCGACAT
This window of the Geoanaerobacter pelophilus genome carries:
- the rpsB gene encoding 30S ribosomal protein S2; the protein is MSSITMKELLEAGVHFGHQTKRWNPKMKPYIFGARNGIYIIDLQKTVRLFKNAYNFVTDAVRSGETVMFIGTKKQAQDSVAEEASRCGMFYVNQRWLGGMLTNFSTVKQSIDRLKRLDTMLTDGTADAYTKKEALKFDKERQKLEKILGGIKGMGRVPGVIFVIDPKNEEIAIKEAKKLGIKVVAIVDTNCDPDDIDYVIPGNDDAIRAIRLLTSKIADAVIEGSENRNTDLQSDSEGEDAGVEVSDKDAAEELTA